The Shewanella sp. NFH-SH190041 genome has a window encoding:
- a CDS encoding argininosuccinate synthase: MNDKVKVKKVVLAYSGGLDTSAIIPWLKENYDNCEIIAFCADVGQGEAELAGIEAKALASGASACYVVDLKHAFVQDYIYPTVASGAIYEGTYLLGTSMARPVIAKAQVELARQVGADALCHGCTGKGNDQVRFEGCFAALAPDLTVIAPWREWDMVSREDLLAYLAERDIPTTASATKIYSRDANAWHISHEGGELEDPWNEPSEQVWTMTVAPEAAPDTPAYVSLTLAQGKVCAVNGEAMSPYQVLMTLNELAAAHGVGRVDITENRLVGMKSRGCYETPGGTVIFTALRAIEELVLDRQCREWREQVGAKMAQLVYDGRWFTPLCDSLLAASASLAEGINGEVVIKLYKGQAIAVKKRSPNSLYSEAFATFGADDVYDQQHAEGFIRLYSLSSRIRSLGIK; encoded by the coding sequence ATGAACGATAAGGTGAAAGTCAAAAAAGTCGTACTGGCTTACTCCGGCGGTTTAGATACCTCTGCCATTATCCCATGGCTGAAAGAAAACTATGATAACTGCGAAATTATTGCATTTTGCGCCGATGTTGGTCAGGGCGAGGCTGAATTAGCCGGCATTGAAGCCAAGGCACTGGCTTCTGGTGCTTCAGCTTGCTATGTGGTCGATTTAAAACACGCTTTTGTGCAGGATTATATTTATCCCACCGTTGCTAGTGGCGCGATCTATGAGGGAACTTATCTGCTAGGGACTTCTATGGCCCGGCCGGTGATTGCTAAGGCTCAGGTTGAACTGGCCCGCCAGGTAGGGGCGGATGCTCTATGTCATGGTTGTACTGGCAAAGGCAATGATCAGGTGCGTTTTGAAGGCTGTTTTGCCGCACTAGCACCGGATCTGACCGTGATTGCGCCTTGGCGGGAATGGGATATGGTCAGCCGGGAAGATCTGCTGGCGTATCTGGCTGAGCGGGATATTCCCACTACCGCCAGTGCCACCAAGATTTACAGCCGAGATGCCAATGCGTGGCATATTTCCCACGAAGGGGGCGAACTGGAAGATCCTTGGAATGAGCCATCAGAGCAGGTCTGGACGATGACCGTCGCGCCGGAGGCTGCCCCTGATACGCCAGCTTATGTCAGCTTGACGCTGGCCCAAGGCAAAGTGTGCGCGGTGAATGGGGAGGCAATGTCACCCTATCAGGTGTTGATGACGCTCAATGAACTGGCTGCTGCTCATGGTGTAGGCCGGGTGGATATAACCGAAAACCGTCTGGTGGGGATGAAATCCCGTGGTTGTTATGAAACCCCCGGCGGGACGGTAATTTTTACCGCATTGCGGGCAATTGAAGAGTTGGTATTGGATCGCCAGTGCCGGGAGTGGCGGGAACAGGTGGGCGCCAAGATGGCGCAACTGGTGTATGACGGCCGCTGGTTTACGCCGCTGTGTGATTCGCTGCTGGCGGCTTCTGCATCCTTGGCTGAAGGCATTAATGGTGAGGTGGTGATTAAGCTATATAAAGGCCAGGCGATAGCAGTGAAAAAACGTTCTCCTAACAGCTTGTACTCAGAAGCATTTGCCACCTTTGGTGCCGATGATGTGTATGACCAGCAACATGCTGAGGGCTTTATTCGGCTCTATTCTTTGTCCAGCCGGATCCGGTCGCTGGGCATTAAATAA
- a CDS encoding ornithine carbamoyltransferase, which translates to MDKLLTLTELTQQQLLDLLALGRSVKAEPDRYRQALAGRNVVMLFEKPSLRTRVSFDIGINKLGGHCLYLDQQNGALGQRESVADFAANLSCWADAIVARTFSHRTLETLAAHASVPVINALSDLYHPCQGLADFLSLSEVCPDLTALKLAYIGDGNNVTHSLMFGAALLGASMTVICPAGHFPDALMVAKAKQLAAQHGGEIRLSDNPEDIAGHQAVYTDTWISMGDNTSFAEIEAKFMPYQVNSGLMATADASWFMHCLPAHRGQEVTDEVIDGAGSLVLRQAENRMHAQNALLLTLLNTEFAV; encoded by the coding sequence ATGGATAAGTTACTGACACTAACAGAATTAACTCAACAACAATTGCTCGACCTACTGGCTTTGGGCCGCAGTGTTAAAGCTGAGCCGGACCGATACCGACAGGCATTGGCTGGCCGCAATGTGGTGATGTTGTTTGAGAAACCATCCCTGCGAACCCGGGTTAGTTTTGATATCGGTATTAATAAGCTCGGTGGCCACTGTCTGTATTTGGATCAGCAAAATGGCGCACTGGGGCAGCGGGAGTCCGTTGCGGATTTTGCGGCTAATCTGTCCTGCTGGGCTGATGCCATTGTTGCTAGAACCTTTAGCCATCGCACGCTGGAAACACTGGCGGCTCATGCATCGGTTCCTGTGATCAATGCCTTGTCAGATCTTTACCACCCTTGTCAGGGACTGGCAGATTTTTTGAGCTTGTCTGAAGTTTGTCCAGATTTGACCGCTCTGAAGCTGGCATACATAGGGGACGGTAATAATGTCACCCATTCTTTGATGTTTGGTGCCGCGCTGTTAGGGGCTTCTATGACGGTGATCTGTCCGGCGGGACATTTCCCCGATGCCTTAATGGTGGCGAAAGCTAAGCAATTGGCGGCGCAACATGGTGGTGAGATCCGTTTAAGTGACAACCCTGAGGATATTGCTGGGCATCAGGCTGTGTATACCGATACCTGGATTTCCATGGGGGATAACACCAGCTTTGCGGAGATTGAAGCCAAGTTTATGCCTTATCAGGTGAATAGCGGGCTGATGGCAACAGCTGATGCCAGCTGGTTTATGCATTGTTTACCTGCACACCGGGGACAGGAGGTCACCGATGAGGTGATCGATGGCGCGGGCTCTTTGGTGCTGCGTCAGGCGGAAAATCGCATGCATGCACAAAATGCCCTGCTATTAACCCTACTTAACACAGAGTTTGCGGTGTGA
- a CDS encoding DUF1439 domain-containing protein encodes MRTALLALLSAGLLLLSGCAAHYSVTEQQLTDYLNKELKFDVQQGNDIFGAKLKLNHVAVTLGQRPGTMSVTADSSIVINTPLLPLRASLTAEFDAKPWYDKNTQGIYLKDLQLTKVKSTPKDIEKAIDQVSPELMRYIRTYLESQPVYILNTDHTDQALLAQFTDQIRVDPGKLVLVFK; translated from the coding sequence ATGAGAACCGCTTTACTTGCTTTACTGAGCGCCGGACTGCTACTGCTGTCCGGCTGCGCAGCCCATTATAGTGTTACTGAGCAGCAATTAACTGACTACCTTAACAAGGAGTTAAAGTTTGATGTGCAGCAAGGCAACGATATCTTTGGCGCCAAGCTCAAACTCAATCATGTTGCTGTTACCTTAGGCCAGCGCCCCGGCACCATGTCGGTAACGGCTGACAGCAGCATAGTTATCAACACCCCACTACTGCCATTGCGAGCTAGTTTAACCGCTGAGTTTGATGCAAAACCTTGGTATGACAAAAACACCCAAGGGATCTATCTTAAAGATCTGCAGCTCACCAAGGTCAAGTCCACACCAAAGGATATTGAAAAAGCCATCGATCAGGTATCTCCCGAATTGATGCGTTATATTCGCACTTACTTGGAAAGCCAACCGGTATATATCTTAAATACCGATCATACGGATCAAGCCTTGCTGGCTCAATTTACTGATCAGATCCGGGTCGATCCCGGCAAACTTGTATTGGTATTTAAATAG
- the ppc gene encoding phosphoenolpyruvate carboxylase — MTDIYAPLRSNVSNLGQILGDTMRSHLGDAFVEKVEQIRQLAKQSRQGDAESRQQMLDLLTQLPDDELVPFAKAFNQFLNLANIAEQFHTISRNCDELISVTDPVDILLGRMLNGSIDENKVFSCLENLDIDLVLTAHPTEISRRTLIQKYTGIIDCLTELENDQISERESRALHLRLRQLIAQIWHTNEIRNERPTPVDEARWGLATVENSLWQAVPEFLRQLNDQVKQRTGKQIPIDIAPVRFSSWMGGDRDGNPFVTAHITAEVLDRNRHTAARLYLKDIVLLVNELSMEEANDELKAITGNGHEPYRDILRQLRHKLRNTIDFLNLRLEGHRPEVAPDSIIWHQDDLKQPLTLVYRSLCDCGMSLIANGLLLDMLRRLACFGIHMLRLDIRQDVERHSDVIAELTRYLGMGDYSHWEESEKQAFLLRELSSKRPLIPTDWAPSNDVAEVIATCRLIAKQPACALGSYVISMASTPSDVLAVLLLLKETGCHYPMRVVPLFETLDDLNHAADCIQALLAIDWYRGYTKGMQEVMIGYSDSAKDAGVMAAAWAQYQAQEQLVAVCQDAQVKLTLFHGRGGTVGRGGGPAHQAILSQPPGSVDGRIRVTEQGEMIRFKFGLPKLAVQSLALYTSAVMEATLLPPPKPKQEWRDCMQHIADNSVIAYRNIVREEPDFVAYFRAATPEVELGKLPLGSRPAKRKVDGGIESLRAIPWIFAWSQNRLMLPAWLGAGEALLQEIEQGKLPLLQEMQAWPFFNTRISMLEMVYAKAEPNLARYYEAVLVPSELHHLGHTLRQRLQQGISVVMTLTGSEELMSHTPWNRESVKLRNPYIDPLNFLQTELLARTRKPGASSNAELALMLTIAGVAAGMRNTG; from the coding sequence ATGACAGATATATACGCCCCCCTCAGATCAAATGTCAGTAATCTGGGGCAGATCCTTGGTGACACAATGCGCAGTCACCTGGGCGATGCTTTTGTTGAAAAAGTTGAACAAATCAGACAATTGGCTAAACAGTCTCGCCAAGGGGACGCTGAATCTCGCCAACAGATGCTGGATCTGCTAACTCAGTTACCCGATGACGAGCTGGTACCTTTTGCTAAAGCATTTAACCAATTCCTCAACCTGGCTAATATTGCCGAACAATTCCATACCATCAGCCGCAACTGTGATGAGCTGATCAGTGTGACAGATCCGGTCGATATACTGCTGGGGCGTATGCTTAACGGTTCGATCGATGAAAATAAGGTCTTTTCCTGTTTAGAAAATCTGGATATTGATCTGGTACTGACGGCGCATCCGACCGAGATCTCTCGCCGTACCCTGATCCAGAAATATACCGGCATTATTGATTGCCTGACTGAGTTGGAAAATGATCAGATCAGTGAGCGGGAATCCCGCGCCTTGCATCTGCGTCTACGGCAATTAATCGCCCAGATCTGGCATACCAATGAGATCCGCAATGAACGGCCAACCCCAGTAGATGAAGCCCGCTGGGGCTTGGCAACCGTTGAAAACTCCCTGTGGCAGGCCGTGCCTGAATTCCTGCGCCAGCTTAATGATCAGGTTAAACAGCGCACGGGAAAACAGATCCCGATTGATATAGCACCGGTTAGATTTTCCAGCTGGATGGGCGGCGATCGGGATGGCAACCCATTTGTTACTGCACACATTACTGCTGAAGTATTGGATCGTAACCGGCACACAGCAGCCCGCCTCTACCTGAAAGATATTGTGTTATTGGTCAATGAACTGTCGATGGAAGAAGCCAATGACGAGCTCAAAGCCATTACCGGTAACGGCCATGAACCCTATCGGGATATTCTGCGCCAATTACGCCACAAATTGCGCAACACCATCGACTTCCTCAACCTACGGCTAGAGGGACACAGACCGGAAGTGGCACCAGACAGTATTATCTGGCACCAAGACGATCTGAAGCAGCCATTAACCTTGGTTTACCGCAGTTTATGCGACTGTGGCATGAGCTTAATCGCCAACGGGCTACTGCTGGATATGCTGCGACGACTGGCCTGTTTTGGTATTCATATGCTGCGGTTGGATATCCGTCAGGATGTGGAACGCCATAGTGATGTGATTGCAGAGTTAACCCGTTATTTAGGCATGGGCGATTACAGCCATTGGGAAGAATCAGAAAAACAGGCTTTTTTACTACGGGAGTTAAGCAGTAAACGGCCGTTGATCCCAACAGATTGGGCACCATCTAATGATGTTGCCGAAGTTATTGCGACCTGTCGCTTGATTGCCAAACAACCTGCCTGTGCGCTGGGGTCTTATGTGATCTCTATGGCCAGCACCCCTTCAGATGTACTGGCAGTATTACTGCTACTGAAAGAGACGGGTTGCCATTACCCTATGCGGGTTGTCCCGCTGTTTGAAACCTTAGACGATCTCAACCACGCGGCAGATTGCATTCAAGCATTGCTGGCCATTGACTGGTATCGAGGTTACACCAAAGGGATGCAGGAGGTGATGATCGGTTACTCTGATTCAGCCAAAGATGCCGGGGTCATGGCTGCTGCCTGGGCGCAATATCAAGCTCAGGAGCAACTGGTTGCGGTATGCCAAGACGCTCAGGTTAAACTGACCCTATTCCATGGCCGCGGCGGTACTGTTGGCCGGGGTGGCGGGCCAGCCCATCAAGCCATTTTATCCCAACCGCCGGGCTCTGTTGATGGTCGCATCCGAGTTACCGAACAAGGGGAAATGATCCGCTTTAAATTCGGGCTACCTAAGTTAGCTGTACAGTCCTTAGCGCTATACACCTCTGCAGTAATGGAAGCGACATTACTACCGCCACCAAAACCTAAGCAAGAGTGGCGTGATTGCATGCAGCACATTGCCGATAACTCGGTAATAGCTTACCGCAATATCGTACGGGAGGAACCGGACTTTGTTGCCTACTTCCGCGCCGCGACACCAGAGGTTGAATTGGGTAAACTGCCGCTAGGCAGTCGCCCAGCGAAACGTAAAGTCGATGGCGGAATTGAGAGCCTGCGAGCCATCCCCTGGATTTTCGCTTGGTCACAAAACCGGTTAATGCTGCCAGCGTGGTTGGGTGCAGGTGAAGCACTCCTGCAGGAAATCGAACAAGGAAAGCTGCCACTATTGCAGGAAATGCAAGCTTGGCCGTTTTTCAATACCCGGATCTCCATGTTGGAAATGGTCTATGCCAAAGCTGAGCCAAACTTAGCCCGTTATTATGAAGCCGTGCTGGTACCAAGTGAGTTACATCATTTAGGCCATACGTTACGTCAACGGTTACAACAGGGGATCAGCGTAGTAATGACACTAACAGGCAGTGAGGAGCTAATGTCCCATACGCCTTGGAATCGTGAGTCGGTTAAACTGCGTAATCCTTATATTGACCCGCTGAACTTTCTACAAACTGAACTTTTAGCCCGAACCCGCAAACCCGGCGCCAGCAGTAATGCCGAACTGGCACTGATGCTGACGATTGCTGGCGTTGCCGCGGGGATGAGAAATACTGGATGA
- the argB gene encoding acetylglutamate kinase: protein MEQSSLLPAKSATTTPLVLKVGGALLESDIGLSRLMATVADLLRAGRPLVMVHGGGCLVEQQLSCNGMVTEKRDGLRITPPEQMPIIAGALAGSANKQLQSAAVAAGITSVGLCLGDAAMVVAEIKDPALGAVGQVTGQDPALLMFLLSKGWLPLISSIALDNKGQLLNVNADQAAAAIAKLLGGELILLSDVSGVLDGKGQLIGQLDQQGISDLINLGIVAEGMKVKVAAALEVAQWLGAPVQVASWRDARQMQALRQGARIGTQILP from the coding sequence ATGGAACAAAGCAGTTTATTGCCGGCAAAGAGCGCGACAACAACACCCTTGGTACTCAAAGTCGGCGGAGCTCTGCTGGAAAGTGACATCGGACTGAGCCGGTTGATGGCGACGGTTGCCGACTTATTACGCGCTGGGCGCCCTTTGGTGATGGTGCATGGTGGCGGTTGTTTAGTTGAGCAGCAATTAAGCTGCAATGGCATGGTGACAGAAAAACGAGATGGTTTGCGGATCACCCCGCCGGAGCAAATGCCCATTATCGCTGGCGCGTTGGCTGGCAGTGCCAATAAACAGTTGCAGTCTGCCGCTGTCGCAGCAGGGATCACTTCAGTGGGATTATGCCTTGGTGATGCCGCTATGGTGGTGGCTGAGATAAAAGATCCCGCATTGGGCGCCGTCGGCCAGGTGACAGGGCAAGACCCGGCGCTGCTGATGTTTTTATTGAGTAAAGGGTGGTTGCCACTGATCAGTTCGATTGCATTGGACAACAAAGGTCAGCTGCTCAATGTCAATGCTGATCAGGCCGCTGCCGCTATTGCGAAGCTATTGGGTGGTGAATTGATACTGCTATCTGATGTTTCCGGGGTGTTGGACGGTAAAGGGCAGTTAATCGGGCAATTGGATCAGCAAGGCATCAGTGATCTTATCAATCTGGGCATAGTGGCTGAGGGGATGAAGGTAAAAGTGGCTGCAGCGCTTGAAGTGGCGCAGTGGTTGGGGGCGCCGGTACAGGTGGCATCTTGGCGGGATGCGAGGCAGATGCAGGCTTTGCGTCAAGGCGCGCGCATTGGGACGCAAATTCTGCCTTGA
- the argE gene encoding acetylornithine deacetylase — protein MTAVPDLHTCFKTLIASPSISSLDPSQDQANDQLIQHLHHWLTDLGFRCEVKQVISSRGKQNLLASIVPPDSRGGLLLSGHTDTVPFDQQRWNSDPFTLTEKDGRWYGLGSCDMKGFFALIIAALQELPLTELKRPLYILATADEETTMNGAKAFAAERKIQPDYAIIGEPTGLRPVYMHKGHLAKGIRITGRSGHSSDPELGLNAIEIINLAISQLLKLREHLKQGYQESVFSVPYPTLNLGHIHGGDAANRICGCCELHLDLRPIPGIPLPDLEVLLRQYLMPITDQYPDSLEIFNLYPGSEAFKGDASSDWSQQVAALSGQQPEVVNYATEAPYLQQLGCQTLVLGPGHIAQAHQPDEYLEMQYLQPTVRLIKELIYNACLI, from the coding sequence ATGACTGCCGTGCCGGATTTGCACACCTGTTTTAAGACCCTAATTGCCAGCCCCTCCATCAGCTCACTGGATCCAAGCCAGGATCAGGCTAATGACCAACTAATCCAGCATCTGCATCACTGGCTAACTGATCTGGGCTTCCGCTGTGAGGTCAAGCAGGTGATTAGCAGCCGAGGAAAACAAAATCTGTTGGCCAGCATAGTGCCACCAGACAGTCGGGGGGGATTATTACTCAGTGGCCACACAGATACCGTACCGTTTGATCAACAGCGCTGGAACAGTGACCCGTTTACCCTGACGGAAAAAGATGGCCGCTGGTATGGTTTGGGCAGCTGTGACATGAAAGGTTTTTTTGCCCTGATTATTGCAGCCTTACAGGAACTGCCTCTGACGGAATTAAAGCGGCCACTCTATATTCTGGCTACCGCAGATGAAGAAACCACGATGAATGGCGCGAAGGCATTTGCTGCTGAACGTAAGATCCAACCAGATTATGCCATCATCGGAGAACCCACCGGTCTTCGTCCTGTCTATATGCACAAGGGACATTTAGCAAAAGGGATCCGCATTACCGGTCGCAGTGGCCATTCTTCAGATCCTGAACTGGGACTCAATGCTATTGAGATCATCAATTTAGCTATTAGCCAATTGCTAAAACTCCGCGAGCACCTGAAACAAGGTTACCAAGAATCCGTATTCAGCGTGCCTTATCCGACGCTCAATCTAGGGCATATTCATGGTGGTGATGCCGCAAATCGCATCTGTGGCTGTTGCGAGCTCCATCTGGATCTTCGCCCAATTCCGGGGATCCCTCTGCCCGATCTTGAAGTATTGCTCCGCCAATACCTTATGCCTATTACCGATCAATATCCCGACAGCCTAGAAATCTTTAATCTCTATCCAGGCTCGGAAGCATTTAAAGGCGATGCCAGTAGTGACTGGAGCCAGCAGGTGGCAGCCCTAAGCGGACAGCAACCGGAGGTGGTGAACTATGCCACTGAAGCGCCTTATCTACAGCAACTTGGCTGTCAAACGCTGGTATTGGGGCCAGGTCACATTGCTCAGGCACATCAACCCGATGAGTATCTAGAAATGCAGTATCTGCAGCCAACAGTGCGATTAATTAAAGAATTAATATATAACGCATGCCTTATCTAG
- the argC gene encoding N-acetyl-gamma-glutamyl-phosphate reductase — MKHIAVIGASGYTGAQMACQIASTPGFALQGLYVSAESEDLGKCLNTLYPGYPQLNIELQGLTEAAQEQIARQADAVVLATDHRVSAALAAWFVAQQVPVFDLSGAYRFIDATAYPAWYGFTHPEAELLSAAVYGLVEWHAADIAKAKLIAVPGCYPTASLLALKPLVGMLDTSVRPVINAVSGVTGAGRKAQLHTSFSEVSLTPYGVLGHRHWPEIETQLGREVIFTPHLGNFKRGILATITVKLQPGVTRQDIANAFAVYDDCELVHMLPNGFPKIDDVAGTPLCLMGWQYHESSGYLVIGSAIDNLLKGAAGQAMQCIKIHFEQN; from the coding sequence ATGAAGCACATCGCCGTCATCGGAGCAAGCGGTTATACCGGTGCACAAATGGCTTGTCAGATTGCATCCACCCCAGGATTTGCACTGCAAGGGCTCTATGTTTCTGCTGAAAGTGAAGATTTGGGTAAATGTTTAAATACGCTGTACCCCGGATATCCACAACTGAACATTGAGCTACAAGGATTGACTGAAGCAGCGCAGGAGCAGATAGCTAGGCAAGCCGATGCCGTGGTGTTGGCAACAGATCATCGCGTCAGTGCTGCTTTGGCGGCTTGGTTTGTGGCACAGCAAGTACCTGTCTTTGATCTCAGTGGTGCCTACCGTTTTATTGATGCGACGGCCTATCCAGCTTGGTATGGCTTTACTCATCCCGAGGCAGAGCTGTTATCTGCAGCCGTTTATGGGTTGGTGGAGTGGCATGCTGCTGATATTGCTAAGGCCAAATTAATTGCGGTGCCAGGTTGTTACCCAACGGCGTCATTGCTGGCGCTAAAGCCTTTGGTTGGCATGTTGGATACCAGTGTGCGGCCGGTGATTAATGCTGTGAGCGGCGTGACGGGGGCTGGCCGTAAGGCGCAATTACATACCAGTTTCAGCGAAGTCAGCCTGACACCTTACGGGGTACTTGGGCATCGGCATTGGCCTGAAATTGAAACCCAGCTGGGTCGTGAAGTGATTTTTACGCCGCATCTGGGCAATTTTAAGCGCGGCATTCTGGCCACTATCACCGTTAAATTACAGCCTGGTGTCACGCGTCAGGATATAGCAAACGCATTTGCTGTGTATGACGATTGTGAACTGGTGCATATGCTGCCTAACGGTTTTCCTAAGATCGATGATGTTGCTGGAACACCCTTGTGTTTGATGGGGTGGCAGTACCATGAAAGCAGCGGTTATCTGGTGATTGGTAGCGCAATTGATAATTTACTCAAAGGTGCTGCTGGGCAGGCAATGCAGTGCATAAAAATTCATTTTGAACAAAATTGA
- the argH gene encoding argininosuccinate lyase — protein sequence MALWGGRFSGESSVLFKQFNDSLPVDYRLVEQDIRGSVAWAAALVSVGVLTENEGLALKAALAELQLEVAQAPEIILRSGAEDIHSFVEQALIAKVGDLGKKLHTGRSRNDQVATDLKLWCKDKGMVLSALVTEACQALVALAQREQTSVMPGYTHLQRAQPVTFAHWALAYVEMLERDASRLTDAMTRLNTCPLGSGALAGTAYAIDRHALAASLAFAAPTLNSLDGVSDRDHVVELCATASISMMHLSRMAEDLIFFNSGEAGFIELADEVTSGSSLMPQKKNPDALELIRGKTGRVYGALTGILTTMKALPLAYNKDMQEDKEGLFDVMDTWQLCLEMTVLVLSGLKVKPQQTLAAAQQGYANATELADYLVAKGIPFRQAHHIVGEVVLQAIANNQPIEAMSLAQLQQFAVQIEDDVYQVLTIESCLNKRDVLGGTAPARVAAAIAQKQALMTSAD from the coding sequence ATGGCCTTATGGGGTGGCAGATTCAGTGGCGAAAGCAGCGTACTGTTCAAACAGTTTAATGACTCACTGCCGGTGGATTATCGTTTAGTTGAGCAGGATATCCGTGGTTCGGTCGCTTGGGCGGCAGCCTTGGTGAGTGTCGGGGTATTAACTGAGAATGAGGGGCTGGCGTTGAAAGCCGCCTTAGCGGAATTGCAGCTGGAAGTGGCGCAGGCGCCGGAGATTATTCTGCGCAGTGGCGCTGAAGATATCCATAGCTTTGTTGAGCAGGCGCTGATCGCTAAAGTGGGAGACCTCGGGAAAAAACTCCATACAGGCCGTTCCCGTAATGATCAGGTGGCGACCGATCTTAAACTTTGGTGTAAAGATAAAGGCATGGTGCTTAGCGCGCTAGTGACTGAAGCTTGTCAGGCTCTCGTGGCGTTAGCCCAGCGGGAACAAACATCTGTTATGCCAGGCTATACCCATTTACAGCGGGCTCAACCAGTCACTTTTGCCCACTGGGCGCTGGCTTATGTGGAGATGCTTGAGCGTGATGCCAGTCGCCTGACTGACGCAATGACACGGCTTAATACCTGTCCGTTAGGCAGTGGCGCATTGGCCGGGACGGCATATGCCATTGACCGTCACGCCTTAGCTGCCAGCCTAGCATTTGCGGCGCCCACCCTAAATAGCCTTGATGGCGTATCGGATCGGGATCATGTCGTGGAGCTTTGCGCTACGGCGTCCATTAGCATGATGCACTTGAGTCGGATGGCAGAAGATTTGATTTTCTTTAACTCAGGAGAGGCTGGATTTATTGAGTTGGCTGATGAGGTGACATCGGGATCATCCCTAATGCCACAGAAGAAAAATCCTGATGCCCTTGAGTTGATCCGGGGCAAAACCGGCCGGGTGTATGGCGCGCTGACGGGCATTCTTACCACGATGAAAGCACTGCCGTTGGCTTATAACAAGGATATGCAGGAAGACAAAGAAGGCCTGTTTGATGTGATGGATACCTGGCAATTGTGTCTGGAAATGACCGTGTTGGTATTGTCCGGCTTGAAGGTTAAGCCACAGCAAACATTGGCGGCAGCGCAACAAGGGTATGCCAATGCCACTGAGTTAGCTGATTATCTGGTCGCCAAAGGGATCCCGTTTCGTCAGGCGCACCATATTGTTGGCGAGGTGGTGCTGCAGGCCATCGCCAATAACCAGCCGATTGAAGCCATGTCACTGGCGCAATTGCAGCAATTTGCCGTACAAATTGAAGATGATGTGTATCAGGTGTTGACGATTGAGTCCTGTCTCAATAAGCGCGATGTACTGGGAGGTACAGCGCCTGCCAGAGTCGCCGCAGCCATTGCGCAGAAACAGGCGCTGATGACCTCTGCTGATTAA